In the Acidovorax sp. A79 genome, one interval contains:
- the ruvA gene encoding Holliday junction branch migration protein RuvA, with protein MIGKLTGTLLEKNPPEVLLDCHGVGYEVNVPMSTFYNLPAVGERVSLLTQFIVREDAQLLYGFATAPERQAFRELIKISGVGPRTALSILSGMGVADLAQAITLQEAGRLVKVPGIGKKTAERLLLELKGKLGADMGAVHGGATSDAQADILQALLALGYNDKEAAAALKALPADVGVSDGIKLALKALAK; from the coding sequence ATGATAGGCAAATTGACCGGCACCCTGCTGGAGAAGAATCCCCCCGAGGTGCTGCTGGACTGCCACGGCGTGGGCTATGAGGTGAATGTGCCCATGAGCACGTTCTACAACCTGCCCGCCGTGGGCGAGCGGGTGAGCCTGCTCACCCAGTTCATTGTGCGCGAGGACGCGCAGCTGCTGTATGGCTTCGCCACGGCGCCGGAGCGCCAGGCATTTCGCGAGTTGATCAAGATTTCGGGCGTGGGGCCGCGCACTGCGCTGTCCATCCTGTCCGGCATGGGTGTGGCCGACCTGGCGCAGGCCATCACGCTGCAGGAAGCGGGCCGCCTGGTCAAGGTGCCGGGCATCGGCAAGAAGACGGCCGAGCGGCTGCTGCTGGAGCTCAAGGGCAAGCTGGGGGCCGACATGGGGGCCGTGCACGGTGGCGCCACCAGCGACGCGCAGGCGGATATCCTCCAGGCATTGCTGGCGTTAGGGTACAACGACAAGGAAGCCGCGGCGGCGCTCAAGGCGCTGCCGGCGGACGTAGGGGTAAGTGACGGGATCAAGCTGGCGCTGAAGGCGCTGGCCAAGTAA
- a CDS encoding trypsin-like peptidase domain-containing protein, which yields MTYRASFKFAGLLVALAMAACGGGGGDSPAAPPVPTTPAGPEQPTTPTVPVTPTPVSTDRIEPLDTGLPKSASSAGAKVAVRSGTAVQATSIRLGPLEGDTQALVKKAMQPAGLTKGDPQQIGVARPVAATAKARDLMGQLNWQPVGAGLQRAAISFTAEGALGVRLGLVVRQLPAGTVLRFYAQAGGDSVQVSGAEVLRSIQRNLDAGDTGDAARTYWSPDFGGAETTLELEVPVAARLEQELDIAVPMLSHFFVSPDQATAASFAKVGESGTCNIDVSCKPELSAESRSVARMVFVVEGGSFLCTGTLLNDAPSSKKPHFLSAHHCISTQTVASSLTTDWFYRSSACNNATANPGTQKVRGGAELLFADSQTDTSFMRLNSAPPQGVVYAGSYVGSVNTSAAVVGIHHPRGDLQKTSAGSVAQFSYCSGERCFPETQQDGKFYAVGWTEGTTEGGSSGSGLFFTIGSRRYLVGQLYGGSSSCAAPTGLDHYGRFDLPFKLALKTWLMPGS from the coding sequence ATGACGTATCGCGCTTCGTTCAAATTTGCCGGACTGCTGGTCGCGCTGGCCATGGCGGCTTGTGGCGGCGGCGGGGGGGATTCACCTGCAGCGCCCCCGGTGCCGACCACCCCGGCCGGCCCGGAACAGCCTACCACCCCCACCGTTCCCGTCACGCCAACGCCGGTGAGCACCGACCGTATCGAGCCGCTCGACACGGGGCTTCCCAAATCCGCCAGCAGCGCCGGAGCCAAGGTCGCAGTGCGTAGCGGCACCGCCGTGCAGGCGACGTCCATCCGCCTCGGCCCGCTGGAAGGCGACACCCAGGCCCTCGTGAAGAAGGCCATGCAACCCGCGGGGCTCACCAAGGGTGATCCCCAGCAGATTGGTGTGGCCCGCCCGGTGGCAGCCACCGCCAAGGCGCGCGACCTGATGGGCCAGCTCAATTGGCAGCCGGTAGGTGCGGGCCTGCAGCGGGCCGCCATCAGTTTCACAGCAGAGGGCGCCCTCGGCGTCCGGCTGGGGCTGGTGGTGCGCCAACTGCCCGCTGGTACGGTGCTGCGTTTTTACGCCCAGGCCGGCGGCGATTCGGTGCAGGTTTCGGGCGCCGAAGTGCTGCGCAGCATCCAGCGCAACCTGGATGCCGGCGACACCGGCGATGCGGCACGCACCTATTGGAGTCCGGATTTTGGCGGGGCCGAGACCACGCTGGAGCTGGAGGTTCCCGTGGCCGCGCGGCTGGAGCAGGAACTGGACATCGCGGTGCCCATGCTCTCGCACTTCTTCGTGTCGCCCGACCAGGCCACGGCCGCAAGCTTTGCCAAGGTGGGTGAATCCGGCACCTGCAACATCGACGTATCTTGCAAGCCCGAACTCAGCGCCGAAAGCCGATCGGTGGCGCGCATGGTGTTTGTCGTCGAGGGCGGCAGTTTCCTGTGCACGGGCACCTTGCTCAACGACGCCCCGTCGAGCAAGAAGCCGCACTTCCTGTCGGCGCACCACTGCATTTCCACCCAGACGGTCGCATCGTCCCTCACCACCGACTGGTTCTACCGCTCGTCGGCCTGCAACAACGCTACCGCAAATCCCGGTACGCAAAAGGTCAGGGGCGGCGCAGAGCTGCTGTTTGCCGACTCGCAGACTGACACGTCCTTCATGCGCCTGAACAGCGCGCCGCCGCAGGGCGTTGTGTATGCGGGTTCGTACGTCGGATCCGTGAACACCTCCGCCGCCGTGGTGGGCATCCACCATCCCCGTGGCGACCTGCAAAAGACGAGCGCTGGCTCGGTGGCCCAGTTCAGCTATTGCAGCGGCGAACGGTGCTTCCCCGAAACGCAGCAGGACGGAAAGTTCTACGCGGTGGGATGGACGGAGGGCACGACAGAGGGCGGCAGCAGCGGCTCCGGCCTGTTCTTCACCATCGGCTCCAGGCGGTACCTGGTCGGCCAGCTCTACGGCGGATCGTCCAGTTGCGCGGCGCCCACGGGCCTTGACCACTACGGGCGCTTCGACCTGCCTTTCAAGCTGGCTCTCAAGACCTGGTTGATGCCCGGTTCCTGA
- the ruvB gene encoding Holliday junction branch migration DNA helicase RuvB: MTIQTDDFAPAPSKRVISAAPASPQEEAIERALRPKLLQEYVGQAKAREQLEIFIGAAKKRGEALDHVLLFGPPGLGKTTLSHIIAAELGVNLRQTSGPVLEKPKDLAALLTNLEKNDVLFIDEIHRLSPVVEEILYPALEDYQIDIMIGEGPAARSIKLDLQPFTLVGATTRAGMLTNPLRDRFGIVARLEFYTSEELARIVKRSAGLLNAPMDDEGGFEIARRSRGTPRIANRLLRRVRDYAEVKGDGRITKGIADKALAMLDVDPQGFDVMDRKLLEAVIHRFDGGPVGLDNIAASIGEEAGTIEDVIEPYLIQQGFLQRTPRGRIATLAAFRHLGVAPPSAGAPGLFGA; this comes from the coding sequence ATGACCATCCAGACCGACGATTTCGCCCCTGCGCCCTCCAAACGCGTGATCTCCGCCGCGCCCGCATCGCCCCAGGAAGAAGCCATTGAACGCGCCCTGCGCCCCAAGCTCCTGCAGGAGTATGTGGGCCAGGCCAAGGCGCGCGAGCAGCTCGAGATCTTCATCGGCGCGGCGAAGAAGCGCGGCGAGGCGCTCGACCATGTCCTGCTGTTTGGCCCGCCGGGTCTGGGCAAGACCACCCTCAGCCACATCATCGCGGCCGAACTGGGCGTGAACCTGCGCCAGACCAGCGGCCCGGTGCTCGAAAAGCCCAAGGACCTGGCGGCGCTGCTCACCAACCTGGAGAAGAACGACGTTCTCTTCATCGACGAGATCCACCGCCTCTCGCCCGTGGTCGAGGAAATCCTCTACCCCGCGCTGGAGGACTACCAGATCGACATCATGATCGGCGAAGGGCCCGCGGCGCGCAGCATCAAGCTCGACCTGCAGCCCTTCACCCTGGTGGGCGCCACCACGCGCGCGGGCATGTTGACCAACCCGCTGCGCGACCGCTTCGGCATCGTGGCGCGGCTGGAGTTCTACACGTCCGAAGAGCTGGCGCGCATCGTCAAGCGCAGCGCTGGCTTGCTCAACGCGCCCATGGACGACGAAGGTGGTTTCGAGATCGCCCGCCGCTCGCGCGGCACGCCGCGCATCGCCAACCGGCTGCTGCGCCGCGTGCGCGACTATGCCGAGGTCAAGGGTGACGGCCGCATCACCAAAGGCATTGCCGACAAGGCGCTGGCCATGCTGGACGTGGACCCGCAGGGCTTTGACGTGATGGACCGCAAGCTGCTCGAAGCCGTGATCCATCGCTTTGACGGCGGCCCCGTGGGCCTGGACAACATCGCCGCCAGCATTGGCGAAGAGGCCGGCACCATCGAGGACGTGATCGAGCCCTATCTCATCCAGCAAGGTTTTTTGCAGCGTACGCCGCGCGGGCGCATCGCCACGCTGGCGGCATTCCGGCACCTGGGGGTGGCGCCGCCCAGCGCCGGGGCGCCGGGGTTGTTTGGCGCCTGA